In Janthinobacterium agaricidamnosum NBRC 102515 = DSM 9628, the DNA window TGTTATCTGCGTTTCGGTCGCGAGGTCGAGGCCGGTAATAATCTGTTGATCGATGAAATCCACGATCCGCGGAAAACCATTCCCTTGCGCATGGTTCCGCTGGTATTGAGCGGCACGGTCATCTCGCATCTGTTCGGCGCGTCGGTCGGCCGTGAAGGCACCGCGGTGCAAATGGGCGGCGCGCTGGCCGACCAGCTGACCCGGCTATTAAAATTGGATAATCAGGACCGGCGAATTATCTTGATGGCCGGCATCAGCGCCGGGTTCGCATCGGTATTCGGCACGCCGCTGGCCGGCGCCGTGTTCGGCCTGGAGGTGCTGGCCATCGGCCGCTTGCGCCACGACGCCTTGTTGCCATGCCTGGTCGCGGCGATTGTCGCCGACCAGGTCGGCTTGTGGCTGGGCGTGCGGCATGTGCATTATGCGATCCCGCTGGTGCCTGGACTGTCCTGGTCGACCTTTAGCGCCACGCTGATCGCCGGCGCGCTGTTCGGCCTGACCGGTTTGCTGTTCGCGGCAAGCACCCATGGCCTGGGCGGCTGGATCAAACGGCGGATTAGCTATGCGCCGCTGCGCCCCTTGCTGGGCGGTGTCGTGATTGCCGTGGCGGCCAGCCTGTTCGGCGCCGAACGCTACCTGGGGCTGGGCTTGCCGACCATCGTCGCGGCGTTCCAGCAGCCTTTGCCTTGGTATGATTTCCTCGGCAAGCTGGTATTGACCGTGCTGTCGCTGGGCAGCGGTTTCAAGGGCGGCGAGGTGACGCCGCTGTTTTATATCGGCGCCACGCTGGGCAATGCATTGGCGCCGCTGCTGCACATGCCGATACCGTTGCTGGCCGGCCTGGGGTTTGTCGCGGTATTCGCCGGCGCCGCCAACACGCCGATCGCGTCGACGTTGATGGCGATCGAATTATTCGGCGCGCAAGTGGCGCCGTATGCGGCGCTGGCCTGTGCGGTCAGCTATCTGTTTTCCGGGCAGGCCGGTATTTATCGGGCCCAGCGCAGCGGCGACGCCAAATTCAAATAAACGTCAAGCAAGCATCAGGCGCAGTTCAGGCGCAATGCGGCCGCGCTGAATGCCGCTGCGGAAATATCGTCCAGCAGCAGTGATTCGGCATGGCTGTATTGCAGGAAGTTACGGTCGATCGACTTGGCGTACGCCGGGTCGTAATGCTGGACCAGCAATTCCTCGACCAGTGGCGCCATCTGTCCGGCTTGCGCCATCGCTTGCCAGCGGCCGATCTTGTCGCGGCCATACAGGCTGAGCAGGCAATCCAGCTGCGCATTCAGCACTGCCGGATGCTGCGTGAAGTGGGCGTAATCTTCCATCAGCAAGCGCACCCGCTGTTCGCGCGGCAACTCCAGCGCGATGCAGCTTGACGCGCGCATGTGTTCCATCAGCGCATCGGGTATCCGCAGCGCGCCGATCTTCCTGCTTTCCGCTTCGACAAACACCGGCCGTGCCGTATCGAAACCGCGCAGCCGCTGCCAGATCGCGCTTTCAAATGCTTTTTGCGACGGTTGCGGCTGGCTCGGCAAGTTGCCCAGCACCGAGCCGCGATGGGCCGCCAATTGTTCCAGGTCCAGCACTTGCGCACCGCTGGCCGCCAGCGTTTCCAATAAACGGCTCTTGCCGCTGCCGGTGCTGCCGCAAATCACCTTGAAGTGCGCTTGCGGCGGCAGCGCCAGCGCCTGGTTGACGTGGTTGCGGTAAGCCTTGTAACCGCCTTCCAGCTGGACCACCGGCCAGCCTATCCTGGCCAGGATATGCACCATTGCGCCGCTGCGGTTGCCGCCGCGCCAGCAATACACCAGCGGCCGCCATTCGCGCGGCTGGCCGCGCCACAAGGTGTCGATGTAATGGCCGATATTCTTGGCGATCATCGCCGCGCCGACTTTCTTGGCATCGAAGGCGCTGACCTGTTTGTACAAGGTGCCGACTTCGATGCGTTGGACGTCGTCCAGCACCGGGCAATTGATCGCGCCGGGCACATGGTCGAGCGCAAATTCGGA includes these proteins:
- a CDS encoding voltage-gated chloride channel family protein; the encoded protein is MKLYKLPRPLHLLPSIGKWLLLSCAIALLAGAASAFFLFALAWATDTRAAHRWLVWLLPVAGFAVGWCYLRFGREVEAGNNLLIDEIHDPRKTIPLRMVPLVLSGTVISHLFGASVGREGTAVQMGGALADQLTRLLKLDNQDRRIILMAGISAGFASVFGTPLAGAVFGLEVLAIGRLRHDALLPCLVAAIVADQVGLWLGVRHVHYAIPLVPGLSWSTFSATLIAGALFGLTGLLFAASTHGLGGWIKRRISYAPLRPLLGGVVIAVAASLFGAERYLGLGLPTIVAAFQQPLPWYDFLGKLVLTVLSLGSGFKGGEVTPLFYIGATLGNALAPLLHMPIPLLAGLGFVAVFAGAANTPIASTLMAIELFGAQVAPYAALACAVSYLFSGQAGIYRAQRSGDAKFK
- the mnmH gene encoding tRNA 2-selenouridine(34) synthase MnmH, which translates into the protein MKYPEILGFDQVLPQLGSFDTIIDARSPSEFALDHVPGAINCPVLDDVQRIEVGTLYKQVSAFDAKKVGAAMIAKNIGHYIDTLWRGQPREWRPLVYCWRGGNRSGAMVHILARIGWPVVQLEGGYKAYRNHVNQALALPPQAHFKVICGSTGSGKSRLLETLAASGAQVLDLEQLAAHRGSVLGNLPSQPQPSQKAFESAIWQRLRGFDTARPVFVEAESRKIGALRIPDALMEHMRASSCIALELPREQRVRLLMEDYAHFTQHPAVLNAQLDCLLSLYGRDKIGRWQAMAQAGQMAPLVEELLVQHYDPAYAKSIDRNFLQYSHAESLLLDDISAAAFSAAALRLNCA